In one window of Hevea brasiliensis isolate MT/VB/25A 57/8 chromosome 10, ASM3005281v1, whole genome shotgun sequence DNA:
- the LOC110655260 gene encoding uncharacterized protein LOC110655260: MKDVSRNKFLLCFRPVIDMDRFVLDSKAAVKRSNNQHLSYVGAEQNKNVKHLRSKSSLLDYKSSTNSENSLIIHSPRKTCLSRLIKAVSFQSILPKKVRDERGLSQDLYGSKHNSSSSNSTESLNTSDDDSVNNVEIKTSKVSSPSSSSSSSFSSCSSGSTSISQPNNISKSLSNTMDYSRTNQEQESNPKTMGNTGIYLLLFSLTVTAFLGKLFAIFFTSILLYFVSRKHVLYSISPAGYLTSLPQRKESKEYAIIMEGVLEKDQNQLQRSYKFLT; this comes from the exons ATGAAGGATGTTTCAAGAAACAAGTTCTTGCTCTGTTTCCGACCCGTTATCGACATGGATCGATTTGTTCTCGACTCCAAAGCAGCTGTTAAGCGCTCCAACAATCAGCATTTATCATATGTTGGAGCTGAACAGAATAAGAATGTGAAGCATTTAAGGTCCAAATCTTCGCTTTTGGATTATAAATCCTCAACAAATTCAGAAAATTCATTGATTATTCATTCTCCAAGAAAGACTTGCCTCTCCCGATTGATCAAAGCAGTTTCTTTTCAGTCTATTTTG CCCAAGAAGGTTCGGGATGAAAGAGGTTTAAGCCAAGATTTATATGGATCAAAGCATAATTCCTCTTCATCGAACAGCACAGAATCTTTGAATACAAGTGATGATGATTCGGTTAATAACGTAGAGATTAAAACTAGTAAGGTGTCTTCTCcttcttcatcatcttcatcttcattcAGTTCTTGCTCATCGGGTTCAACTTCAATATCACAACCAAATAATATCTCCAAATCTTTATCGAACACAATGGACTATTCAAGAACAAATCAAGAACAAGAATCCAACCCAAAAACCATGGGCAACACTGGGATATATTTGCTGCTTTTTAGTCTCACAGTGACAGCCTTTCTGGGTAAGCTCTTTGCAATATTCTTCACATCGATTTTGCTATATTTTGTTTCTCGCAAGCACGTTCTGTACAGTATTAGCCCAGCAGGGTATCTGACAAGTTTGCCACAGAGGAAAGAGAGCAAAGAGTACGCGATCATAATGGAAGGGGTTCTTGAAAAGGACCAAAACCAGTTACAGAGAAGCTATAAATTTCTGACATGA